The following DNA comes from Spirosoma linguale DSM 74.
TCGTTTGAATTAGATTATAGAGTCAGCGGCACTGTGACTTGGCTGTAGCCCCAGCTCAAATCGGTGTATGGATTGGTCTGCGTTGAACTGGTAGCGAAGAGGAAGCCCGTATCGGTCGGCAATCTGTTTGACAATCGCCAGGCCTAGCCCCGTCGCATCGGGGAGGGCGGGATTCTTAACGAAACGGTCAAAGAGCTGGCTGGCCGGAAAGGGCAGCGGATCCCCCGTGTTCTCAATGCAAAGCATTGTGCGGGACACCGTACAGGTCAGCATGCCCCCTGGCTGGTTATGCCGGATCGCATTTTTCAACAGATTCCCCACCAGTACGTCCGCCAACTGCGGATTCATCGAAAGGGTGGTATCCTGGGCCGTCAAATGACGGAACGTCAGTTGTTTGTGGACAATAAAATCCGCGTACCAGTCGAGTAATCGAGCGGTCAACGCCCCTATATCGACGGGACACACCTCGGCATACTGCATATTTTCAATTTTAGTGAGCAGCAATAGCGCCCGGTTAATATGGGACAGTCGATTGACGGCACTGGCAGCTTTCTGCACGTGATCCAGCGCGTCATCGGGCAAGTCATCCGTTTGCGAAAGCACTTCCAGTTCAGCCGACATGATGGCCAGGGGCGTCTGCATTTCGTGAGAGGCATTTTCAGTGAATTGTTTCTGGGAAGTGTACACCTGCTGGTTGCGGGTCAATAGAGTGGTCAGGGACTGATGCAACTCCCGAAATTCATCGATCTCAGTAGTCGACCAGCTGGGCGCCTGGTCACTTTCGAGCCGGAAGTTGCGTATCCGCCGTAAGGCATCCGTGAAAGGTTGCCAAAGTGACCGGGTAATCCGCCGGTTAATCAGTCCCAGTCCTAGTAAGAGTAGCAGGAGTAGGCCCGTTTGCAAACCGGTAATGGTTAGCATAAAATCCTCCTCTTCAACCAGCGACTGACGAATAAAGAGTTGATAAACTTCTTCCCCGGCTTTCAGGCAGGTGACTAATTCCCGATGGGGTTCGAGTTCCTGGAGTAAGGGTAAATAGTAGTCCTTATCATGAAAGTAGTCTGAACCAGGACAACTGGCTACCCGTAACAACCGGATGTTGGGGTCCGTTGAGGGTAGATACTGTAGAGTAGAAGCCGGCCGTTTAACTACCAACTGTTGAATCTCCTGCTTGCGGGCCAATAAGGCTTCATCGACATCGACAATCACCAACCACTGAATGATTCCGTAAAAAACGGGGACGCTCAGGGCCAGCACGCCCAAAGCCAGTCCCGCGTAGTACCGGTAGGTCAGGGCTAATAGTTTCATGTATCCAGCGTAAATAAGTAGCCTGCCCCGTAACGGGTCTTGATGTAATCCGGGCAACCAGCGGCCAGCAATTTCTTTCGTAAGTTCTTGACGTGCTGGTAGATAAAATCGTGTGAGTCGGCTAATTCCATCGAATCACCCCAGACGTGCTCGGCGATAGCCGCCTTCGATAATAGCCGGTTTTTATTACTGATCAAGTATAGTAATAGATCATATTGCTTACCCGTCATTTCAACGGGTTGCCCCTGAATCTGCACCTGCTGGGGTTGGGGATCAATCGTCAGCGCACCGAAGGTAATGATCTGACTGCCCGCAAATAAGCGTCGTCGCAGCACAGATTTCAGCCGGGAGTTCAACTCCGATAGGTGAAAGGGCTTAGTCAGGTAATCGTCAGCCCCCAGGTCCAGCCCCGTAATGCGGTCATCGAGCGCGTCCTTCGCCGATATAATGATGATGCCCGTCTGAGGCTGGAGCTGTTTGACCTCCCGGATAATGTCCAGTCCATTACCCCCCGGCAGCGTAATGTCAACCAGCAGACAATCATACTCGTAGTCGTTAGCCCGCCGGGAGCCCTGCAAAAAGGTATCGGCCGTGGTGACCCGGTACCCTTCCCGCTCCAGGTAGGTTCGAATGGTTTGTTGCAATACCGGTTCATCTTCAATCAGCAGCAGTTTCATCGCCTTATTTTTTCAGACTAGTCTAAAGGTAAGGCCCAATTCTGATGCAATCCTGAATCGGCCGTTTGACTAGATAAACACGTGATATTGCTAGGTCAGTTAGCCACGGCGACTAATGGGGGCAATCTGGTTGCCCATTTTCGCAATACCATCGGGTATACATTTCAAAACCAGTTATCTTTGTTTAACGGCCTTTCCGAAAGATAGCAATACATCTTCATAGAATCTGTCCGGTTGCCGGGTATACAACCTGAATGAAGCCAGAAGAGTGGAAAGCGGTAATCGCGGAAGGAATTGGTACGGCCTTGCTGGTTTTCGGAGGCATATCGTTTGTCATTATTGACTTCGGACCTGGAAGTATTGTAGCCAGTTACGTGCCTGACGCGATGGTGCGTCGGTTTGTTACCGGCTTTTTGTTTGGCAGCGTTGGGTGCCTGATCACGTTGTCGCCCCTGGGACGTATCAGCGGGGCGCATCTGAATCCAGCAGTCACTATCGCTTTTTTTGGACGAGGTTTACTGCCATGGCGGGCGTTGTTTGGCTATATTATTGCTCAACTAGCAGGCGCTACGCTCGGTGCGGGAGCGCTGGCGGTATGGGGATCGATGGGTGATAGTCTACGCGAAGGAATAACCGTACCGGGACATAACGTGGGGACGGCATTTGCGGGTGAAGCATTCGTTACGTTTTGTCTGATCTGCGTGATTTTACTGTTCACCAGCCATGACCGACTGAAAGCCTATACCCCTTTCATGATACCACCATTGTTTTCGGTGCTGGTCGGTCTGGAAGCGCCCCTGTCCGGGTGCAGCGCCAACCCAGCCCGTAGTTTTGGCCCCGCCGTTTGGAGCGGTATCTGGACTGACCACTGGCTTTACTGGCTGGCCCCCGTAACGGGTACATTTGGCGCTCTGCTTGTATTTGCTCTTCCTGTGCTGCAATGGCTGCGAACGGATATTGCCAAATTGTATCATTTCCGGCATGACGAAACGGGATTTTTGCGGGGGCAGGAGCAACCAGCCAGTATTTAACGTAATAGGTAGTGCATAACTGACGAATTCGAAAGTTTCGCACAAAACCGAGTAATCGCATTTTTTTGCGAAGCTTTTTAGCCTTTTTGCCGTTCAGTAGAATTGGAATAACTATTAAAACATAAGCAGTTGATCGGTAAGGATTTGCGGTTAAAGTTGTTACCTCCTACGCCCGTTTCAGTGCAGGAGGTAACGGTAAAAGCAGGGCGATCTCTTCGCCTGCTGCCAAGGTCTGACCAAGGATTCATCAGGTCTGAATCGTTCGAATGAGCACGATCAACTGGCCTATATCCTGATCATTGTCTGCTGGGTGCTCATCGGTTGTAAACGCGCCGTACCCTGGCATCTGATCCGAACGGCTGTCCTGTAGATCGACCCAAAGCGACGAGCTTAACGCATTGAGTCGTTGAGACCAGGCAAGCCGACGAGCCGAAAGGCCATATTTGTGCACAAGCTGACCAATCAGGTCTCGAATGGCCTGAATCTGCTGGTTAAGCAACTTTTGCTGATCGGCCGAAAGGGCTGGTTCCAACTGATACGTTAGCCCGTTGGCTCCATTCGTTAAATCAGCCTGCAGCTCATTCAGCCGTAGTTCAATCACGTGCAATACGGTCCCAGGCGACGCTGGTGGTTTGGGAATAAGTGAGTCGTTGTCATCTTGTTAACGAGTTTTGAATTCAATCACTGCCCAAACGCATCCCGGCCCGCAAAGCGAGCAGCCGCCCCCAGCCGATGCTCGATGCGCAAAAACTGGTTAAACTTCTCGGTCCGTTCCCCCCTGCAACCCGACCCGGTTTTAATGGCTCCTGCGCTGGTCGCTACCGCCAGATCGGCAATAAATGTGTCGACGGTCTCTCCGCTCCGGTGCGAGATGAAGATTCGGTACTGATTTTGCTGCGCCAGCCTGACCGTATCGAGTGTCTGGGTCACTGTGCCAATCTGGTTGGGCTTGATGAGCACCGCATTGCCTATTTTCTGGTCGATTCCCTGCTGAACCAGTGCCGGGTTGGTACAGAATATATCGTCACCCACCAGCTCAACCCGGTGGCCAAGCGTAGCAGTCAGAGCTTTCCAGCCCTCCCAGTCGTGCTCACCCAGGCCATCTTCCAGCGAAACGATGGGATATTGACGCGTCCAGTCCTCCCAGAGCCGGATCATGGCCTCCGTAGATAAGATTTGACCCGTGCTTTTACTCAATTGGTAATGACCATTCTGCCAGAGTTCACTGGCCGCCGGGTCGAGGCATAAACTGACCTGTTCACCCGGTTTGTACCCGGCCCGGGTGATGGCCTCTAAGATCAGGTCAACGGCCTCTTCGTTGGCTTTTAGGTCGGGAGCAAACCCACCTTCATCGCCCACGCCGGTGCTCAGGCCGCGTTGCTTGAGCAGCGCTTTGAGGGTGTGGAAAACCGTTTCGCCCATTTGAATGGCCTCCGCAAATGACCCGGCTTGATGAGGGGCAATCATGAATTCCTGAAAATCAACGTTGTTGTCAGCATGGCGCCCGCCATTGATGACGTTCATGCAGGGTACAGGCAACCAGACGGCTTCGGTAAAGGGCCCTTGTAAGTAACGATAGAGCGGCAGTTGCTGTGCTTGAGCCTGAGCACGGGCGAAGGCCATCGAAACGGCCAGGATCGCATTGGCACCCAATCGGGCCTTGTTCGGCGTACCATCCAGTTCAATCAGTTGATGATCCAGTTGCGACTGATCCATAAAATCGCGCTGAATTAAACTGTTCCGAATCTGGGTCTGAATGTTGGCAACGGCCTGCCGAACGCCCTTGCCGCCGTAGCGAAGCGGGTCGTTATCGCGCAGTTCCACCGCTTCGTTTTCGCCGGTTGAGGCTCCTGAAGGAACGATGGCCTGGCCCCAGCTCCCATCTTCCAGGATGACTTGAGCTTCTACGGTTGGATTACCCCGGGAGTCCAATACTTCGAGGGCACTGATGTCTTGAATTTTCATGATGAATTGTTTAGATAATAAATACTAGAGATTAAAACGCTTAGTCCTGCAGATGGGTCGGTACGACCAGCACCGGGACCTTACTGTGCCGCAGGACGTAATCGGTCATACTACCCTGCAACAGGTGAAGTAGTCCACTCCGGTCATGAGTGCCGATCACCAGCAAATCGGCACCTGCATCCTCAACCGCAGCCAGGATCGTTTCCTCGGGTTTGCCCTCGGGCATCAGCGTCTGAACGGTCAGGCCCGAACCCGCGCTTTGTTTCAAGTTATCCAGGAGCGTTTGCCCGGCCGCCCGTTCGCGCTGACGAGCCTGGTCGGGAAACTCACCACCGTCGATGTTACCCATTTCCAGTACGGGGTCAATAACGTAGATCAACGTTACGTCGGCCCCGCAGGAACGGGCCAAATCAAAGCCAGCCTGCGTCGATTTTAGGGAGTACGGACTGGCATCAACCGCCATGAGTATGTTTTGAAAAGCCATTGTCGTATGAATTAAGAGTAGTCAGTGATTAATGAGGGAGTAGGTGTGTCGCGAAAAGACCAGTGTTCAGCAGCTTTATACACCATCGTTTTGTGTTGCAACAGCGCATACTGTTGCTGGCAGAAAGCTTCCAGGGCGTCCTTGTGGTCAATCAGCTCCACGTAAATATTCAAGCGGGGGTTACCCTGTTCGGGATGATCGTCCTGTAAAGCGCCCCGGTTGGTATAGCCATACTGCGAATGATGAATCGTCGCATGGAGAATTCCGGCCGCTTTAGCCCGGTGAATCAGCTCCCGGGCGAGCGGCTTGCCCAGCAGTCGTCCCAGCAAACCCGGTGCGGGTAACTTGTCGGTGGGTGTCAGGTAAATCCGTAATTTTCCCAGTTCCGATTTATGTAAGGTTGGCATTGCTTTGGTTGATTAGTCGATCCGATTTCCGGTAAAGGCCCTCCGGCGTAACGTTTGAATGCGGCTCAAGGGAGCCTGGTGGACAATATCTCGGCCCGTTGATTTAGTCACGCCCAGCCGTTGGGCGGAATAGATGCTGGTATGGCCACTGAAGAAGTAGGCCACAAAGCAGGCAATCGCAAAAAAGATCAAATTGTCGGAGCCAAACAGCTCCAGGCCCATCAGCGTCGAGGCAAGCGGAGTATTAGAAGCCCCAGCGAAGATGGCGATGAAGCCCAGGGCTGCGAATAAATCGACGGGCGCATTAAACCAACCAGCCAGCAGATTGCCTAGGCAGGCGCCGATGAAAAAGAGCGGGGTTACCTCGCCCCCTTTAAAGCCGCTGCTGAGGGTGATGGCCGTAAACAACAGTTTCCAGAACCAACTCCAGGGA
Coding sequences within:
- a CDS encoding major intrinsic protein (PFAM: major intrinsic protein~KEGG: bid:Bind_3485 major intrinsic protein), yielding MKPEEWKAVIAEGIGTALLVFGGISFVIIDFGPGSIVASYVPDAMVRRFVTGFLFGSVGCLITLSPLGRISGAHLNPAVTIAFFGRGLLPWRALFGYIIAQLAGATLGAGALAVWGSMGDSLREGITVPGHNVGTAFAGEAFVTFCLICVILLFTSHDRLKAYTPFMIPPLFSVLVGLEAPLSGCSANPARSFGPAVWSGIWTDHWLYWLAPVTGTFGALLVFALPVLQWLRTDIAKLYHFRHDETGFLRGQEQPASI
- a CDS encoding UspA domain protein (PFAM: UspA domain protein~KEGG: abb:ABBFA_001499 universal stress family protein), with the translated sequence MAFQNILMAVDASPYSLKSTQAGFDLARSCGADVTLIYVIDPVLEMGNIDGGEFPDQARQRERAAGQTLLDNLKQSAGSGLTVQTLMPEGKPEETILAAVEDAGADLLVIGTHDRSGLLHLLQGSMTDYVLRHSKVPVLVVPTHLQD
- a CDS encoding enolase (KEGG: pfs:PFLU1903 enolase~TIGRFAM: enolase~PFAM: enolase) encodes the protein MKIQDISALEVLDSRGNPTVEAQVILEDGSWGQAIVPSGASTGENEAVELRDNDPLRYGGKGVRQAVANIQTQIRNSLIQRDFMDQSQLDHQLIELDGTPNKARLGANAILAVSMAFARAQAQAQQLPLYRYLQGPFTEAVWLPVPCMNVINGGRHADNNVDFQEFMIAPHQAGSFAEAIQMGETVFHTLKALLKQRGLSTGVGDEGGFAPDLKANEEAVDLILEAITRAGYKPGEQVSLCLDPAASELWQNGHYQLSKSTGQILSTEAMIRLWEDWTRQYPIVSLEDGLGEHDWEGWKALTATLGHRVELVGDDIFCTNPALVQQGIDQKIGNAVLIKPNQIGTVTQTLDTVRLAQQNQYRIFISHRSGETVDTFIADLAVATSAGAIKTGSGCRGERTEKFNQFLRIEHRLGAAARFAGRDAFGQ
- a CDS encoding protein of unknown function DUF190 (PFAM: protein of unknown function DUF190~KEGG: ppd:Ppro_0836 hypothetical protein), translating into MPTLHKSELGKLRIYLTPTDKLPAPGLLGRLLGKPLARELIHRAKAAGILHATIHHSQYGYTNRGALQDDHPEQGNPRLNIYVELIDHKDALEAFCQQQYALLQHKTMVYKAAEHWSFRDTPTPSLITDYS
- a CDS encoding two component transcriptional regulator, winged helix family (PFAM: response regulator receiver; transcriptional regulator domain protein~SMART: response regulator receiver~KEGG: rme:Rmet_5331 two component transcriptional regulator, winged helix family); the encoded protein is MKLLLIEDEPVLQQTIRTYLEREGYRVTTADTFLQGSRRANDYEYDCLLVDITLPGGNGLDIIREVKQLQPQTGIIIISAKDALDDRITGLDLGADDYLTKPFHLSELNSRLKSVLRRRLFAGSQIITFGALTIDPQPQQVQIQGQPVEMTGKQYDLLLYLISNKNRLLSKAAIAEHVWGDSMELADSHDFIYQHVKNLRKKLLAAGCPDYIKTRYGAGYLFTLDT
- a CDS encoding histidine kinase (PFAM: histidine kinase A domain protein; ATP- binding region ATPase domain protein~SMART: histidine kinase A domain protein; ATP- binding region ATPase domain protein~KEGG: mca:MCA1765 sensor histidine kinase); protein product: MKLLALTYRYYAGLALGVLALSVPVFYGIIQWLVIVDVDEALLARKQEIQQLVVKRPASTLQYLPSTDPNIRLLRVASCPGSDYFHDKDYYLPLLQELEPHRELVTCLKAGEEVYQLFIRQSLVEEEDFMLTITGLQTGLLLLLLLGLGLINRRITRSLWQPFTDALRRIRNFRLESDQAPSWSTTEIDEFRELHQSLTTLLTRNQQVYTSQKQFTENASHEMQTPLAIMSAELEVLSQTDDLPDDALDHVQKAASAVNRLSHINRALLLLTKIENMQYAEVCPVDIGALTARLLDWYADFIVHKQLTFRHLTAQDTTLSMNPQLADVLVGNLLKNAIRHNQPGGMLTCTVSRTMLCIENTGDPLPFPASQLFDRFVKNPALPDATGLGLAIVKQIADRYGLPLRYQFNADQSIHRFELGLQPSHSAADSII